Genomic window (Fibrobacter sp. UWH6):
CTTCCGGAATACCAACTGCATCGGGGAGCTTACCGCCGTTTTCGTTGATGGTCTTAACTTCGTCCTGAGGAACGGAAGAAGAACCGTGGAGAACGATGGGGAAGCCCGGGAGCTGCTTTTCGATGGCTTCGAGAACGTCGAATGCCAGGGGAGGCGGAACCAGGATGCCGTCAGCGTTGCGAGTGCACTGTTCCGGCTTGAACTTGTAAGCACCGTGAGAGGTACCGATGGAGATAGCGAGGGAGTCGCAACCGGTACGGGTAGCGAAGTCAACGACTTCTTCCGGCTTGGTGTAGTGAGATTCTTCAGCGGAAACTTCGTCTTCAACACCGGCGAGAACACCGAGTTCAGCTTCGACGGTAACGTCGTGAGCGTGAGCGTATTCAACAACCTTCTTGGTGAGGGCGATGTTTTCTTCGTACGGGAGGTGAGAACCGTCGATCATAACGGAAGAGAAACCGTTGTCGATGCAGTCCTTGCACAGTTCGAAGGAGTCACCGTGGTCGAGGTGGAGAACGATCTGCGGATTTGCGCAGCCGAGTTCCTTGGCGTATTCAACAGCACCCTGAGCCATGTAGCGGAGGATGGTGCCGTTTGCATAGTTACGAGCACCCTTAGAAACCTGCATGATGACCGGAGACTTCTGCTTGACGGAAGCCTGAACGATAGCCTGCATCTGTTCCATGGTGTTGAAGTTGAAAGCCGGGATAGCATAGCCACCAGCAACAGCCTTAGCAAACATTTCCTTGGTGTTAACCAAGCCGAGTTCCTTATAAGAAACTGCCATTTTTTACCTCTTGTTTTTGTAATGGCGACTTGCGCCGCCGGTTTAAGATTACAGGCGAGAATTTAGAAAATTTGAGCCATTTTGGAAACGTTTCCCGCCAAAATATGTGATTTATTGAGCCTGCAGGGCCTTGTCCTGGATAACCAGGTCAACGCGGCGATTCTTCTGGCGGCCTTCCTTGGTGGAATTGTCGGCGATAGGCATGCTCATGCCCAGGCCCTTGGCGGTCAGACGGCCGGCTTCGATACCCTGTTCGACCAGGAAGTTCATCACGTTGTCGGCTCGCTGCTGAGAGAGCTTCATGTTATGCTCTTCGGAACCGGTATTGTCGGTGTTACCTTCGATAGACACGTTAAACTGCTGGTATACGGAGAGAATACCGGCGACCTTGGCCAGGCTGGTCTTCAAATCGGACTTGAGGGTGGCCTTGTTCACGTCAAACAGGATGTCGGACATAGAAAGTATAATGCCGCGGGCGTCCTTGGATACCTGGATCAGCTTGGACTGGAGTTCGTTCAGCTTGTTCATGGCATCCTGCTGGCGGGCTTCAGCCTTGGCACGTTCTTCGGCAAGAGCCTTCTTTTCGGCTTCCAGGGCGGCCTGTTCTTCGGCCAGCTTCTTCTGGAGTTCGGCCTGCTGCTTCTGCAGTTCCGCTTCACGTTCGCTGGCGGCCTTCAGGGCGGCTTCCTGGGCTGCAGCTTCTGCCTGGAACTTTTCCTGGTTCTGCTGCATTTCTGCCTGGAGACGTTCCTGCTGACGCTTGGCATCTTCGTTAGACTGGGCTAGGCGGGCCTTTTCTGCTTCGAGGTCGGCGGCCAGGCTAGACATCTTGCCGCTGCGGGCGTTGGCGATCTGTTCCTGGATGGCTTCGATGGAGCGGTTTGTGGCGGCGCGTTTCTGCCAGTTTTCTGCGATATGGTTGCGCAAGGTCTGGGTTTCGGCCTGCATCTTGGCGATTTCGACGTACTTTTGGCACTTAGCGGCCAATGGGGGAATCTGTTCGGAATTCAGGTCGTCAATTTCTACAGCCTTCAATTCGTTGAGGGTGCCGTAGGCGTGGGCGAGGGTAAGCTTTGCAGAAATAGCGTTTGCCGGTGCAGAAGCCTTGGTGTCCTGGAGGGCGGCTTCACAAACTTCGGAAGCGGTGGGGGAGGGCTGACTTGCGACATCAGCTTCGGCGGCAAAACTCATGGATGCAGCCAGAATACCCAGTGCTAAAATTTTCTTGTTCATTACTTGGCTGCTCCTTCCTTATTGGTTTCCTTGTCGAGAATGCTCTGGTAGAGGAGCTTACGTTCTACGTCGGCTCGCAAATCGGCTTCAACCTTCTGGTCTTCGGCCTTGGCGGCATCGCGTTCGCTAGTAGCAATTGCCAACAGCAATTCAAGTTCACTCTGTTCAAGAAGAACCTGAGCCTGCTCATCTTCGCCGGCTTCTTTTAGAACCCTGGCGGAATCAATCTTGGCGGTGGCGCTTGCAGTGGCGGTGGGGTTGACGCTGTTTTCGCGGGCCACAGCCATCGTGGCCTCGGTCTTACCTATGGAATTGTTCAGTGGACCATGGTTTCCTGCACATCCTGTGAGTGCGGCGAAAGCAGCCAGGCTTAGGCTGCATACTATAACTTTAGCCTTCATTAGGCTCACTCCTATATTTGAAATTTTGTCTTTAAATTATAAAATATGCGGTTTATGTGCGCAGTATATCACAAAAAAAAGTTTTTTACTTGCGATAATATATGCATGAAAGTAGATTTTGGGGTGGTGTATGGTGGCGGAGTTGTTATGAATCGAATTTTTGTTTCGGCCTTTGTTTCGGGCCTTTTTTTCTTGTCGTCCGGGGCTTTCGCCAAGGTGGATTATCACCTGAACAAGGTGGCGAATCCGTCTGACGATGAATTGGATGCCTACGAGCATATTGCTGCCGCCATGGATTCCGCGGTGTACATGTACAACAAGTACACCCATATGACCAAGCACATCGAGGTCTATTATAACACGGGTGTGCAAACCGCCGACGCCAGCTATAACGGCACCATGCGCTTCGGATCGAACCGCTCCTACATGAAGGTGCGCACGGCCATGCACGAAATGGGTCACACCATGGGTATGGGCACCACCAGCGAGTACACCGCCATGCTTAAGGACGGCGTCTTTCAGGGCGAAACCGCACAGGCCAAGCTGAAGGAACTGACGGGGGATCCCACCGCCGTTCTCAAGGGCGATTCCCAGCATTTCTGGCCATACGGTCTGAATTACGATTCAGAACTTCACTCCGAAGAGGATTTGATTATCCATTGCCAGATTGTAGAAGCCATGTACCAGGACATCTTTAAGGAGAAGTTCTTTATGGAGGCCCGCGTAAGGTATATGTCCGACGATAAGTGCATGGGCATTACGGCAAGCAATGGCCTTGAGATGATGGACTGCTCCGCCGCTGGAACGGTGGCGAAAATCTGGAGCATCGGGGACAGCCCCGTTACCTACCGTTTTGAATTTGGCGACCGCGTCATTGACGTGCCTAATGAATCCACCGCGGCAGGCGTCGTTCTGAGTACCTATTCCTGGAATGCCGGTGCCCATCAGCGTTATGTGCTGGAATCTGCGCCGGTAGGCAATTCTAACGCTTATTACCTGCAAAATTACAAGAGCAAGCTTTACCTGTTGCCGTCCGAAAAGAACGTTGTCCAGGACGAACGTAGCCGCAGTATTGAATCTGGCGTCTGGGTGCTTGACCAGGTGGAAGAAGGTTCTACAGGCGGTGACACCCTGGTTGCGGATACTTCGACGACAGATACTACGGTTGTGGATCCGTCTGAAAAGGATTCGTCTAACGTGGAGTCTATCGGACAGTCCGCAGGACGGGTGGTTGCCAAACCGCTGAACGTAATGCTAACTTCAAGATCTTTTGATGTGATGGGTAGGTCTGTAAAGAAGAACCGCAAACAGGAAAAGTTCCGTATAGTATTCTGATAGTAAAATCTTTGGACGCTGAAGATCAAGTGCGATGATGACGCAAATGATCAAGCGAAGGGCCTCCTGCGGGAGGCTTTTTTCGTGAGGCGGGACTGAGGGGGATACAGGTGGGGTGTTGAGATGCTGAGATGTTGAGATGCTGAAACAAGTTCAGCATGACATGGTTCAGCATGACGTTGAGCGGGGAGGCTTGGTTTGTTTCACTACGTTCAACAAACGAAAAGACCTTCTCAAAAGAGAAGGGTGAATTTGGTTCGTTTCACTACGTTCAACAAACGAAAAGACCTTCTCAAAAGAGAAGGTCTTTTTCGCGGGATAGACGAGGCTTGAACTCGCAACCTCCGGCGTGACAGGCCGGTGCTCTAACCAAAATTGAGCTACCACCCCAAAAACGTTTCCGTTTTATTGGTAGTGGGCGATAACGGATTCGAACCGCTGACATTCTGCTTGTAAGGCAGACGCTCTGAACCAGCTGAGCTAATCGCCCGAATGGGTGTGTTCAGAATTACTGAACGTCGTTCTTATCTTCTTTCTTGCCTTTCAAGAGAATTCCCAGAGGGATAATCACCAAGTAGGCGAGACAGAGAATAAGAGGTGCAACCGTAAGGGAAATCGGGTTTTCTGCAGGGCCAGTAGCGAGGCAGATGAAACCGACTGCCAGCAAGATAACTCCAAGAGCAATAAGAACAAGATTCTTTTTTGTCATTGTGTTTCCTACCGTTTCACGATTACGAAGCCAAATATACAAAAGCAAAAATATTTGTCAAGGGAGAAAGAGAAAAAAAGTGAAATTTTTTAGGTATGAGGTTTGAGGTATGAGGACGGAGCCTGCGGCTCCTTTGGGCTAGATAATCGCACCGAAGGCGCCTAAGTTAGGTATGAGGTTTGAGGTATGAGGACGGAGCCTGCGGCTCCTTTGGGCTAGATAATCGCACCGAAGGCGCCTAAGTTAGGTATGAGGTTTGAGGTATGAGGACGGAGCCTGCGGCTCCTTTGGGCTAGATAATCGCGCCGAAGGCGCCTTACTCATCGCTCACAGCTCATTACTCACAGCTCGTATCTCATAAATCAAATCTACATCACAAGATCCCTCGACTCCACTTCGTTTCGCTCGGGATGACACCCGCTCTTCACTATCCACTGTTCACTATCCACTGTTCACTAAAAAAGAGCCGTCAGCTAATCGCCCACGGCTCCTTTATCCTTTAAACTTTAAACTATACGCTTTAACCTATCCGCTACTTCTGTCCCGGATACTTGACTCGGGTGTGGTATGTTCCGTCGAGGCTGGTGAGGAAAGCCTGTTCCAGCTTGAACAGTTCCTTCACAGACAAGTTACATTCGTTGAACTGACCTTCCATGAATCGACCTTCGATGGTGTTATGAATCATGGCGGTCAGAGCTTCGGGGGAGGTATCAGTCATAGATCGGCTGGTTGCTTCGATGATGTCTGCCAGCATAAGGATTGCGGTTTCCTTGCTCTGGGGCTTGGGACCCTTGTAGCTGTAATCCTTGATGTTGACCTGCGCTCCACTTTCTGCAGCCAGTTCCTTCGCCTTGTGGTAGAAGAACTTGATTTCAGAGGATCCGTGGTGTTCGCGAATACCGGCAGCCACCAAGTCAGGAATATTGTATTCCTTGGCAAGGCTAGCACCCTGTTCCACATGCTCCACGATAATCTTAACAGATTGAGCCGGGTCAATGTTGTTATGGGGATTCACACCTTGCTTCTGATTTTCGGTAAAGTATTCAGGGCGCATGGTTTTTCCGATATCGTGGTAAAGAGCCATGACGCGGACCAACAGAGAATTTGCGCCGATACTATTGGCAACCTTTTCGGCCAGGTTAGAAACCTGAATGCTGTGGTGGAACGTACCCGGTGCGATTTCAGAGATGCGCTTTAATGCGGGACGATTAAAGTCAGACATTTCCATAAGCGTCAAAACCGTCGTAATACCAAAGACTCGTTCAATCAAATGGATCAAAAGCACCGAGGCCAAGGAAGAACAGATGATCACGTTCATGCCGCCGACAATCATGTTCTGGTAGAAGGCTTCAAAGGAAAGACGGTTACGCAGGAGGAAGATGACGCAGATTGCTGCAGCCATGGCAATAACGCCAGAAAGGATACCCCACACAAACTGAACGCGATAGCGCATTCTAGCAAGAGGGTAGGTAGCGCCAAAGGTCACGCTGAAGGCGCAAATGGCAGCAGCAAGGTCATAACCGTTCAGCACACCAAAAATAAGAGCCGAGAATGCGCTGAAGGCAAATCCCAGACGGCGGTCAAAAAGCACGGTCGCCATAACAGGAGACAATGCAAACGGGTACAACCACATGAAGTCAAAATTTTCGGGCAAGATAGTCAATTCAGACCGGTTCAACGTTCCAGAAAGATTGTGGACAATCCAGAAAGCGACCAGCTGCAGAAGGACCAGCGAGGTGAAACTCCAAAGCTGGCGGGCGTCCTTGAACATGGTGCGGGAGGGAATATTCAGGAAGAACAGGAAGAACATGGTGATGATGATGACAAACACCAAGGCGTTACCGTAAATAGCGGTAAAGGTCTTGGAATTTTCTTCCTTCTGTTGAGCCTGCTGAAGTGCGTCAATCTTTTCAAGAATTTCCTTGGTAATGGGAGCGCCCTGAGTCACGATTTCCATGCCGCGGGGAACCATGCCCTTAATGAGGGTCACCTTGTTGCGAGCTTCTTCGCGGCTGGCCATAGTTTCTTTTTCTAGATAGAAAACGTTGGGCATCATGAAAACAAACAACGTTTCATAGAAGGCGCTAAGGAGCCCCTGTTCATTGGGGAAACTCATTTGCAGCTGGGCGAATGCTTCGTCGATGCGGCGGCGGAGAGGCTGAATGTTCGCCACTTCTACGGTGGATGTTTCATTATTCTTGAGCAAGGTGATGTTGGGCTTGCTGTAGATAATGCTCTTGAGATCCTGCAGATTGTAATTGTCCTTATAGAGCTGGGCTGCAGTTTCGGAGCTTGCCAACAAAGTGTTGGAAATACCCTTCTGCAGAATCTGATTGAACACAGAAAGCAAGGAATCGCGGGCCTTGGCGTTCTGGCTCAAGGGCTTGATGGCAGAAGTGGAAATTCTCTGCTTTACGATTTCATAGACACGGGATGCCTGAACCACCTTGACCTGCACGGTGGAATCGCCACCCTCGGAAGAACTGGCCTGGGAAATCTGGGCCTGGAGGGAACCGTACTGAGCCAACTTGTGCAGGAACACCTTCAGGTCTTCGTACACGCGGTTGGTTTCGTCGTTGTTGAACTCGAAAATGGCGTTTACTTTGTCTGCTGCACGAGCCTTTTCGGATTCAATTTCCTGCTGGGACTTAGGCACTTCGAAATTGATAGGTGCCACAATGGTGCGGGGGCTAACCTGACCCAGACGGGGACGTTCTGCCTGGAGGGCGATGTTCTTGTCGGGGAAGAGGAAAATGGCGGTGGCTACAACGAGAACCCAACCGATAATAAGGTGAATTTTCAGCTGCTTTTTCGTCATGTTCTATAAAGTCCTTTTAGCGTTCTTTTTGCTGATAGGCGAGGAGGATGTCTTTTACAAGGTGATGGCGAAGGACGTCGGTGGCGGTAAAGTCAACCTGAGCGATTCCCCGGATTCCCTTGAGAATATCCATAGCGTGAACCAACCCTGACTTTTGCCCCTTGGCCAAGTCGACCTGGGTGGCATCGCCAGTAATAATCGCCTTACTGTGAGGGCCCAGACGGGTCAGGAACATCTTCATTTGTTCGGGAGTGGTATTCTGGGCCTCATCAAGAATGATGAAGGCTCGCTTGAGGGTTCGACCGCGCATGTAGGCGAGGGGAGCCACTTCAATAGCGCCTGTTTCTTCGTAACGGCGAAGCTTTTCTGCGGGGAGCAGTTCGGCCAGACTATCGTGAATGGGGCGCAGATACGGGGCAATCTTTTCTTTAAGGTCGCCAGGTAAAAAGCCCAAGGATTCACCTGCTTCTACGGCGGGGCGCACCAGGCAGATGCGCTCGGCTTCATGGCGTTCAAGGCTTGCCACTGCCAGAGTGACAGCCAGGAAAGTCTTGCCGGTACCAGCGGGCCCCTTGGCGAAAATGACGTCGTTATGTTCGACCGCCTTCACCAGTTCGGCCTGAGCCTGGGTCTTTGCAAACACGGAAACACCGAAGCGATTTCGGAAGACGGGGGTGCTGGGGATGGAATTGTCCATAGGTTCGCCCAGTTCGACGGGTCCCAGAAGACGTTCCACCTGTCTAGCTCCGATTGCACCGCCATTTCGGGCAGCCATCTTCAGCTGGTCCAGTACGGCAAAAACACCGGCAATGTCGCCCTGTACAGGCTTGCCGTGTTCATCCAGATCCTTGGCGATAATAGTCAGCCCCGGCAGGCGGGTCTGTATCTCAACAGAAAAACGGCTCTCCAGTAATCGGAAAACCGCTTCATTCTCGCCTGAAATCGTACGTTTCAGGTCATCAGATAGGGAATAGCGCTTGATTTCGCTCATTCAATGTTCTTGCCAATTATTCGGCGGCGGAGTCGTCTGCAGTAGACATACCCAGCTTGTTCTTGGCTTCGAAGATTTCCTTACGGAGCTTGTGGTTCTCTTCGGTGAGAGCGGTAGCTTCCTGTTCGGTCTTCTTCAGCTTGTTTTCGTCGATTACTTCCTTGGGAGCGGCCTTCTTCTTGCTGCCGCCCTGGACTGCAGCCGGGGAATCGGAATCATCTTCGTATTCATCGTCGCTGCCACCGTTAGAACCAGCGCAAGCGGTAAACATAGCAACAGTCATAGCTGCAACAATCAACTTCCAATTCTTAAAAAATTTCATTTGTTCAGGCTCCATTTTGGTCTGTGATGGCCTAAATGTATAATATTTTGTGGCGAAAAGAATGTGAAAAACGTAAATTTTGTGGCAAAAATGAATGATTTTGAGGTTCAGAATGTCTTTAAACGAAAAAAAATCTGTTTGCGACCCTTATTCCCAAGTTTTTATATCCTCTAAGGACTACAATTCCAGAAACCTTTACAAAAAACGCCGGGAGGCCATGCTCAGGGAACTGGATTCCTTCTGCGTTATCGCCGGAATGCCCATGGAACCGGGTGGCGAAGAAGCCTTTGTGCAAACCTGGAACAAGATGATCCAGGAACCCGCCTTCCTTTACTTGACCGGAATCAACCAGGCCGGGTGCTATCTGCTGCTTGACCCCAGGGACGGGGCCGAAATCCTGTTCGTACCTGAAAAGGATCCTTTCAAGGAATTCTGGAACGGCAAACGTCTCGGCTATGTGGAAGGGGACCGCGATGTGCAGAAGGTGACCGGTTTCAAGGACGTTCGCCCCCTGGATGAACTTTGGGATACGGTGGTGGAGCGAGCCCGCAAGAAACCCAATCCCGGTTTCGCCTATGCGTTCTATTTTGAAAAGTGGCCCGATGACCATAACGACCAGTTCCGAAAGGAGATGAAGAAGGCCCTGGCCAGCGAGAGTTTGAAGGGATTTAAGCTGAAGAGTGCCGCTAGCCTTCACTGGAAACTGAGACTGCCTCTGGAAAAGGAACGCATTTCTGATGCCTGCGTGGCCCAGAACATTACGGACCAGGCATTCCGCGCAGTGCTAGGCCAGATGTCTAGCTTGAAGAATGAACGTCAGCTGGGCCTTTTGCTGGACTATGAGATGCAAAAACGTAGCGACGGTGATTTGGCTTTCCCGACCATTGTGGCCGGTGGCGCAAATGCCTGCTGCCTCCACTATGTCAAGAAGGATGAACCGCTGCAGGATGGCGACCTGGTGCTCCTGGATTTCGGAATCCGCTACAATTCCCTGCATAGTGACTTGAGTCGCACCCTTCCTGTTAACGGCAAGTTCAACCCGTTGCAGAAAATGTTGTACGAAATCGTACTGGACGCCCAGACGGAATACCAGAAGTCGGTACGCCCCGGCGTAAGCCTCAAGGAAATCGGAAATATTCCCTGGGATTTCATCATGGATGCTCTGGATGAACGTCTTGTGAAAGGCGCAAAGGGCAAGTTCAAGTTGCTTTATGACCGCCGCCCCCATGGGGTAAGCCATTTTATCGGCGAACAGATCCATGAAGGTGAACCGGGTACCCGTTCCCTGGAAGTGGTGCTGGAACCGGGGATGCTGATTTCTTGCGAACCTGGCCTTTATGGCGAATTTTGGGCAAATATCGGAGGAAAGAAGTTCCACGAGAAGATCGGTATACGCATCGAAGACGACCTGCTGATTACAGAAAAGGGCTTCCGTAACCTTTCTGAAAATATCCCCAAAACTGTAAAGGATTTGGAATCCCTCATTAAATAGGGAATATCAAATTTTTTAGATTTAGGAGCCGAATCTATTTTCGGCTCTTTTTTATTTGAGGCATAGGAAAATGTGGAAAGTTAAAGGTTCTGTTCGATATTTCTTATCGATCCTTGCAACAGTTTTTGTTCAGACAGGTGTGTTTATTTACGCCCAGAAAATTCTTTCGGGTTCCTTTACGGCTGATGGAAGCGGACAGACCTGGCAGGCCTTTATGCTGCAGGTTTTCTTTATCGCCCCTTACATCTTGATGGTCTTTTTTGCGGGATTCTTTACCAACAGGTTCTCCAAGAATAAGGTGTTGGCATGGTCCTCGTTATTGATGACTTGCTTTGTCATTGCCCAGGCGGTGTTGGTGACTTGCGGCATCCCCCGTGTGGCGTTCTGGCTTTCTATTGGCCTTAGCAGTGGTTTTGCCATTCATAGTGCGGCAAAGTACGGCATCCTCAAGGAAATGTTTGGCGTTCGTAATCTGAGTTTCGCCAATGCCTTCCTGCAGATTTTCAGCTTGGGCGGCATGATATTCGCCTCCTGGCTTGCCATTGTCGGTGTGAACTTGATTAACCTGGATTCCCTGGTTTCTTACGAGGCCGTTCACCGCATTTTGTCCCATTCCGTGGTGATTCCCTGGATCTTGACGGGGGTTAGCGTACTTGGTACGATTGCCAGCTTTATGGTGCCTAGGGTAAAGTATGAAAATCCCAATGTGAACATCGCCAAGGTCCGTAAGCACTTGAGTCTGGGCTGGCGTGTTCCCTCCCTCCGTGGTTCCATCATCGCCCTTTCTATGTTCTGGGCTCTGGCCCAGGTGTTCGTGCTGGTTTTCCAGGACGCTTCCGGCTCTCAGATCCTGAACATGATGCAGGATTACCTGGCATTTGCCGTGGTGGGTCTTGTGGTGGGTTCCATTGTGGCTGCCGCCAAGTCCAGGGATTTTATTGAAACCGGATTCATTCCCCTCGGTATGTTTGGCGTGTCCATCTGCATGTTCCTGGTCCCGTTCATGGTGAACCCCTTCGCCCTGGTGGTCCTTTATTCCTTGACGGGACTTTTTGGCGGCTTGTTCCTGGTGCCGGTCAACGCACTTCTACAGTATAACACTCGTCCCAACAATTCGGGCTCCGTTCTAGCCCTTTCCAATATGATCCAGTCCATTGTTTTGATTGGATTCCTGTTTGTTTTCTCTTACCTGGTCCGTTATACCGATATCCTGCCCCAGTACTACTTCCTCGGAATTGCAGTCATTTCTGCATGCGTGTTCCTCTGGTCCATTTCCAACTTGCCTCAGGCCATGATCCGCACGGTGTTGCGCCTGGTGTTTAACCGTTACAAGATTCGCGTGCTGGGTGTGCAGAATATTCCCAACGAAGGTCCGGTATTGCTGGTGGGTAATCACCATAGCTTTATTGACTGGGCCATGCTCCAGATGGCTAGCCCCCGTCCGCTGTGTATCGCCAGCAACAAGGACCATTTCGACAAGTGGTACCTGCGTTCTATTCTGAAGCGTCTGGGCAATATCCGCATCGACAACAATAATCCCAAGCCTGCCATGGATCGCATTCACGAGGCCCTGCTGGCTGGTAAGGCTGTGGTCATTTTCCCCACGGGCGAAGTGTCCAAGTCACCTCATGTGGACCCCTTCCATATCGATTACTCTTCTGCCATTGACGATACTGACGC
Coding sequences:
- a CDS encoding class II fructose-bisphosphate aldolase; protein product: MAVSYKELGLVNTKEMFAKAVAGGYAIPAFNFNTMEQMQAIVQASVKQKSPVIMQVSKGARNYANGTILRYMAQGAVEYAKELGCANPQIVLHLDHGDSFELCKDCIDNGFSSVMIDGSHLPYEENIALTKKVVEYAHAHDVTVEAELGVLAGVEDEVSAEESHYTKPEEVVDFATRTGCDSLAISIGTSHGAYKFKPEQCTRNADGILVPPPLAFDVLEAIEKQLPGFPIVLHGSSSVPQDEVKTINENGGKLPDAVGIPEEQLRKASKSAVCKINIDSDSRLAMTAAVRKYFNEHPDHFDPRQYLKPARENMQKMYEHKIVDVLGSNDKL
- a CDS encoding OmpA family protein; the protein is MNKKILALGILAASMSFAAEADVASQPSPTASEVCEAALQDTKASAPANAISAKLTLAHAYGTLNELKAVEIDDLNSEQIPPLAAKCQKYVEIAKMQAETQTLRNHIAENWQKRAATNRSIEAIQEQIANARSGKMSSLAADLEAEKARLAQSNEDAKRQQERLQAEMQQNQEKFQAEAAAQEAALKAASEREAELQKQQAELQKKLAEEQAALEAEKKALAEERAKAEARQQDAMNKLNELQSKLIQVSKDARGIILSMSDILFDVNKATLKSDLKTSLAKVAGILSVYQQFNVSIEGNTDNTGSEEHNMKLSQQRADNVMNFLVEQGIEAGRLTAKGLGMSMPIADNSTKEGRQKNRRVDLVIQDKALQAQ
- a CDS encoding DUF4398 domain-containing protein produces the protein MKAKVIVCSLSLAAFAALTGCAGNHGPLNNSIGKTEATMAVARENSVNPTATASATAKIDSARVLKEAGEDEQAQVLLEQSELELLLAIATSERDAAKAEDQKVEADLRADVERKLLYQSILDKETNKEGAAK
- a CDS encoding RICIN domain-containing protein, with translation MNRIFVSAFVSGLFFLSSGAFAKVDYHLNKVANPSDDELDAYEHIAAAMDSAVYMYNKYTHMTKHIEVYYNTGVQTADASYNGTMRFGSNRSYMKVRTAMHEMGHTMGMGTTSEYTAMLKDGVFQGETAQAKLKELTGDPTAVLKGDSQHFWPYGLNYDSELHSEEDLIIHCQIVEAMYQDIFKEKFFMEARVRYMSDDKCMGITASNGLEMMDCSAAGTVAKIWSIGDSPVTYRFEFGDRVIDVPNESTAAGVVLSTYSWNAGAHQRYVLESAPVGNSNAYYLQNYKSKLYLLPSEKNVVQDERSRSIESGVWVLDQVEEGSTGGDTLVADTSTTDTTVVDPSEKDSSNVESIGQSAGRVVAKPLNVMLTSRSFDVMGRSVKKNRKQEKFRIVF
- a CDS encoding HD family phosphohydrolase; protein product: MTKKQLKIHLIIGWVLVVATAIFLFPDKNIALQAERPRLGQVSPRTIVAPINFEVPKSQQEIESEKARAADKVNAIFEFNNDETNRVYEDLKVFLHKLAQYGSLQAQISQASSSEGGDSTVQVKVVQASRVYEIVKQRISTSAIKPLSQNAKARDSLLSVFNQILQKGISNTLLASSETAAQLYKDNYNLQDLKSIIYSKPNITLLKNNETSTVEVANIQPLRRRIDEAFAQLQMSFPNEQGLLSAFYETLFVFMMPNVFYLEKETMASREEARNKVTLIKGMVPRGMEIVTQGAPITKEILEKIDALQQAQQKEENSKTFTAIYGNALVFVIIITMFFLFFLNIPSRTMFKDARQLWSFTSLVLLQLVAFWIVHNLSGTLNRSELTILPENFDFMWLYPFALSPVMATVLFDRRLGFAFSAFSALIFGVLNGYDLAAAICAFSVTFGATYPLARMRYRVQFVWGILSGVIAMAAAICVIFLLRNRLSFEAFYQNMIVGGMNVIICSSLASVLLIHLIERVFGITTVLTLMEMSDFNRPALKRISEIAPGTFHHSIQVSNLAEKVANSIGANSLLVRVMALYHDIGKTMRPEYFTENQKQGVNPHNNIDPAQSVKIIVEHVEQGASLAKEYNIPDLVAAGIREHHGSSEIKFFYHKAKELAAESGAQVNIKDYSYKGPKPQSKETAILMLADIIEATSRSMTDTSPEALTAMIHNTIEGRFMEGQFNECNLSVKELFKLEQAFLTSLDGTYHTRVKYPGQK
- a CDS encoding PhoH family protein, producing the protein MSEIKRYSLSDDLKRTISGENEAVFRLLESRFSVEIQTRLPGLTIIAKDLDEHGKPVQGDIAGVFAVLDQLKMAARNGGAIGARQVERLLGPVELGEPMDNSIPSTPVFRNRFGVSVFAKTQAQAELVKAVEHNDVIFAKGPAGTGKTFLAVTLAVASLERHEAERICLVRPAVEAGESLGFLPGDLKEKIAPYLRPIHDSLAELLPAEKLRRYEETGAIEVAPLAYMRGRTLKRAFIILDEAQNTTPEQMKMFLTRLGPHSKAIITGDATQVDLAKGQKSGLVHAMDILKGIRGIAQVDFTATDVLRHHLVKDILLAYQQKER
- a CDS encoding aminopeptidase P family protein — protein: MSLNEKKSVCDPYSQVFISSKDYNSRNLYKKRREAMLRELDSFCVIAGMPMEPGGEEAFVQTWNKMIQEPAFLYLTGINQAGCYLLLDPRDGAEILFVPEKDPFKEFWNGKRLGYVEGDRDVQKVTGFKDVRPLDELWDTVVERARKKPNPGFAYAFYFEKWPDDHNDQFRKEMKKALASESLKGFKLKSAASLHWKLRLPLEKERISDACVAQNITDQAFRAVLGQMSSLKNERQLGLLLDYEMQKRSDGDLAFPTIVAGGANACCLHYVKKDEPLQDGDLVLLDFGIRYNSLHSDLSRTLPVNGKFNPLQKMLYEIVLDAQTEYQKSVRPGVSLKEIGNIPWDFIMDALDERLVKGAKGKFKLLYDRRPHGVSHFIGEQIHEGEPGTRSLEVVLEPGMLISCEPGLYGEFWANIGGKKFHEKIGIRIEDDLLITEKGFRNLSENIPKTVKDLESLIK